A genomic region of Leptolyngbya sp. NIES-2104 contains the following coding sequences:
- a CDS encoding Npun_F0494 family protein, protein MTPTTSNPAFRYPQKTLDRASRAVRCAPFRLKFYVIMLDHSVSLSAVAGIAGIRNQYSKRNLSELVADGDLLWLIQVGLLRREVDGQGLTDSFRLTPLGRQLVGQWQSVGGFGKANLGDRLLNAMNRWLRLPF, encoded by the coding sequence ATGACCCCGACGACCTCTAACCCTGCATTCCGCTATCCCCAAAAAACACTCGATCGAGCCTCCCGCGCTGTTCGTTGTGCCCCATTCCGGCTGAAATTCTACGTAATTATGCTCGATCACAGTGTTTCATTAAGTGCTGTGGCTGGAATTGCTGGGATTCGGAATCAATACAGTAAACGCAACCTCTCAGAACTCGTAGCAGATGGCGACCTGCTGTGGCTGATTCAAGTCGGACTTCTGCGGCGTGAAGTCGATGGGCAAGGATTAACTGATAGTTTTCGGCTGACTCCGCTCGGTCGGCAACTCGTTGGGCAATGGCAATCGGTCGGAGGATTTGGCAAGGCGAATTTAGGCGATCGACTCCTCAATGCGATGAATCGCTGGCTCCGACTCCCGTTCTAA
- the cobQ gene encoding cobyric acid synthase CobQ — MKAVMVVGTTSHAGKSMVATALCRILARRGFRVSPFKGQNMALNSYVTANGGEIGYAQAVQAWAAGVQPWVEMNPILLKPQGDMTSQVIVKGRVVGRTNAVDYYENFFEPGWAAIEDSLKRISEEFDLVVCEGAGSPAEINLKHRDLTNMRVAKYLNAPTILVVDIDRGGAFAHVVGTLELLDPDERALIKGVVINKFRGQRSLLDSGIEWLEKKTGIPVIGVIPWLDQVFPAEDSLSLFDRVPSNTKGDLTIGVVRLPRISNFTDFDPLEAEPSVNVRYLHPKQPLGHPDAVIIPGSKTTIADLIALHKSGMAEEIQNYLAAGGTVLGICGGFQMLGKILADPEGIEGQEGRYRGLGLLPLKTVIAGQKIARQRNVTSNFPQEGLPVSGYEIHQGRTRLLEESEGTKALFDDANLGVVDESQSVWGTYLHGIFDNGPWRRAWLNRLRQQRGLRSLPTGVANYREQRELMLDQLADSIEPHLDLKPILP, encoded by the coding sequence ATGAAAGCTGTCATGGTCGTGGGTACGACTTCTCACGCAGGCAAATCAATGGTGGCGACTGCGCTCTGTCGGATTCTGGCGCGTCGAGGATTCCGCGTTTCGCCGTTTAAGGGGCAAAACATGGCGCTCAATTCTTATGTCACCGCAAACGGAGGCGAGATTGGGTATGCTCAGGCGGTTCAGGCTTGGGCGGCGGGAGTCCAGCCTTGGGTTGAGATGAATCCAATTTTGCTTAAGCCTCAAGGCGATATGACTTCTCAGGTGATCGTCAAAGGGCGCGTGGTCGGGCGAACGAATGCGGTGGATTATTATGAGAATTTCTTTGAGCCAGGATGGGCAGCGATCGAGGATTCCCTCAAGCGCATCAGCGAAGAATTCGATCTAGTCGTCTGCGAAGGGGCAGGCAGTCCCGCTGAGATTAACTTAAAGCACCGCGACTTAACCAATATGCGGGTCGCGAAGTATTTGAATGCACCCACGATTTTGGTGGTAGATATCGATCGAGGTGGCGCATTCGCTCACGTCGTCGGAACTTTAGAACTGCTTGACCCGGATGAACGGGCATTAATCAAAGGCGTTGTGATTAATAAGTTTCGGGGACAACGATCGCTCTTAGATTCGGGGATTGAATGGCTGGAGAAGAAAACAGGAATTCCAGTCATCGGCGTGATTCCGTGGCTTGATCAAGTTTTTCCAGCGGAAGATTCGTTGTCGCTATTCGATCGCGTTCCCTCGAATACCAAGGGCGATTTGACGATCGGTGTCGTTCGTCTGCCGCGCATTTCCAATTTCACCGATTTCGATCCGCTAGAAGCTGAACCTTCGGTGAATGTGAGATATCTCCATCCAAAACAGCCATTGGGACATCCGGACGCGGTGATTATTCCAGGATCGAAAACGACGATCGCAGATCTGATCGCTCTACACAAATCCGGTATGGCAGAAGAAATTCAAAACTACCTAGCGGCGGGTGGAACCGTTCTCGGTATTTGTGGCGGCTTCCAGATGCTAGGTAAAATTCTCGCTGACCCAGAAGGCATTGAAGGGCAAGAAGGACGGTATCGCGGTTTAGGACTTTTGCCGCTGAAAACGGTGATTGCAGGTCAAAAAATTGCCCGTCAGCGCAATGTGACTTCTAATTTCCCTCAAGAAGGTTTACCCGTCTCTGGTTACGAAATTCACCAAGGTAGAACTCGCTTACTCGAGGAATCCGAAGGCACAAAAGCGTTATTCGATGATGCAAATCTCGGTGTTGTAGACGAATCCCAATCGGTTTGGGGCACTTATCTACATGGAATCTTCGATAATGGTCCTTGGAGACGTGCTTGGTTGAATCGATTGCGCCAACAGCGGGGATTACGATCGCTGCCTACCGGAGTCGCCAACTACCGCGAACAGCGCGAACTCATGCTGGATCAATTGGCAGATTCGATTGAACCCCATTTAGATCTCAAGCCAATCCTGCCGTAG
- a CDS encoding 2Fe-2S iron-sulfur cluster-binding protein: MSVRIRFLPDDVTIDAEVGEALLAVADRAGVSIPTGCLMGSCHACEVELDDGETVRSCIASVPPGRETVTINLFYDPTW, encoded by the coding sequence ATGAGTGTTCGCATTCGATTTTTACCCGATGATGTCACGATCGATGCCGAAGTCGGCGAAGCGCTCTTAGCAGTCGCCGATCGAGCCGGGGTTTCCATTCCCACAGGTTGCCTGATGGGGTCGTGTCACGCTTGCGAAGTCGAGCTAGACGACGGAGAAACCGTGAGAAGCTGCATCGCCTCTGTGCCGCCTGGACGCGAAACCGTAACGATTAATCTCTTTTACGATCCGACCTGGTAA
- a CDS encoding DUF2811 domain-containing protein, with the protein MYPIVSILTDLPEALHTSLTQYLETHPDWDQDQVLTAALSLFLLQNGECDRSTTAVYLDTLFKHSA; encoded by the coding sequence ATGTACCCGATCGTAAGCATCTTGACCGACCTGCCCGAAGCCCTGCACACCTCACTAACACAGTATTTGGAAACCCATCCGGATTGGGATCAAGATCAAGTCCTCACTGCTGCATTGAGCCTCTTTTTATTGCAGAATGGAGAATGCGATCGATCAACCACTGCGGTTTATCTCGATACGCTTTTCAAACACTCTGCATAA
- the hemJ gene encoding protoporphyrinogen oxidase HemJ gives MAYQWFKAFHIVGIVCWFAGLFYLPRLFVYHAEANEQAEPARSILRNQYQIMEKRLYRIIMTPALLLTIAMASGLVYTEPDVLKQPWLHIKLACVALLIVYDHACLRIIKSLAADTCKLTGQQFRWFNEFPTVLFVIVVMLAVFKNDIPTSATAWGIFGMIVAMAAFIQLYAKKRRLAKEQLAAASTTEASA, from the coding sequence ATGGCATATCAGTGGTTTAAAGCTTTTCACATTGTGGGAATTGTCTGCTGGTTTGCGGGCTTGTTTTACCTGCCGCGCTTGTTTGTTTACCACGCGGAAGCGAACGAACAAGCAGAACCCGCTCGCAGCATTCTCCGAAATCAGTATCAAATCATGGAGAAGCGACTTTATCGCATTATCATGACTCCGGCATTGCTATTGACGATCGCGATGGCGAGCGGGCTAGTTTACACGGAACCGGATGTCCTTAAACAACCCTGGCTACATATCAAACTGGCTTGCGTCGCGCTGCTGATCGTTTACGATCACGCCTGCTTGAGAATCATAAAAAGCCTCGCCGCTGATACTTGCAAGCTGACCGGGCAGCAATTCCGCTGGTTCAATGAATTTCCAACCGTTTTGTTTGTGATCGTGGTGATGTTGGCGGTGTTCAAGAACGATATTCCGACTAGTGCCACGGCTTGGGGAATTTTTGGAATGATCGTCGCAATGGCAGCGTTTATTCAGCTTTATGCAAAGAAACGTCGTCTTGCGAAAGAGCAGTTAGCGGCAGCTTCAACGACCGAAGCGAGTGCGTAA
- a CDS encoding SH3 domain-containing protein, translating into MNIKLLFGAIASFGMITLSSLPAFARDAVLSTRFADSTVNLRSTPSATALVRGFGVRGDRVRLLDQRVGTNRNRWYYVQTYRSGIEGWVDGTYIQPINGAGMGGPREPVTVNASDRRFLVNDYEVRIYTRNGETRLNAFNRRTNRTELRGEPVSVRRSSDGVTYTGRNAVFFLNNNGERTLSIY; encoded by the coding sequence ATGAACATCAAACTGCTTTTTGGCGCGATCGCATCTTTCGGAATGATCACACTTAGCAGCTTACCCGCGTTCGCTCGTGACGCGGTCTTATCCACGAGATTTGCTGATTCTACGGTTAATTTACGCTCAACCCCTAGCGCGACCGCCTTAGTGCGGGGCTTTGGAGTGAGGGGCGATCGGGTTCGACTTTTAGATCAAAGAGTGGGAACCAATCGAAATCGTTGGTACTACGTCCAAACTTATCGATCGGGGATTGAAGGTTGGGTAGATGGAACATACATTCAACCCATTAACGGCGCTGGAATGGGCGGACCGAGAGAACCCGTTACTGTCAATGCTAGCGATCGCCGTTTTCTAGTCAACGATTATGAAGTCAGAATCTACACGAGAAACGGAGAAACCCGCCTAAATGCGTTTAACCGCAGAACGAATCGGACGGAACTAAGGGGAGAGCCTGTAAGTGTGAGACGAAGCTCAGATGGAGTAACCTATACCGGGCGAAATGCGGTGTTTTTTCTCAACAACAACGGCGAGAGAACACTAAGCATTTACTAG
- the tatC gene encoding twin-arginine translocase subunit TatC yields MTAPSELETSSNSTIAENSPSELAPAEPATLDDGDVLDDVEMSLFDHLEELRQRIFVSLIAIVACIIGCFVYVKPLVQFLEVPAAGVKFLQLAPGEYFFVSMKVAGYSGLILAAPIILYEVVAFVLPGLTRREKRFLAPVVLGSSVLFLGGLAFAYALLIPAALNFFISYGAEVVEQAWSIDRYFEFVLLLMFSTGLAFQIPVVQALLGFLGIVSSKTMLAGWKYVLLGAAILGAVITPSTDPLTQSLLGGAVLGLYFGGIGIVKLLGK; encoded by the coding sequence ATGACTGCTCCTTCGGAACTCGAAACCTCTTCCAACTCCACGATCGCGGAAAATTCCCCCAGCGAATTAGCCCCCGCCGAACCCGCCACCCTTGATGACGGCGATGTTCTCGATGATGTGGAGATGTCGCTGTTCGATCATTTAGAAGAATTGCGGCAGCGGATTTTCGTGTCGCTGATTGCGATCGTGGCTTGTATCATCGGGTGTTTTGTCTATGTCAAACCGCTCGTTCAATTTCTCGAAGTGCCAGCGGCAGGTGTGAAATTTCTTCAGCTTGCACCCGGAGAATATTTCTTTGTTTCGATGAAAGTTGCAGGCTACAGCGGATTGATTTTAGCCGCACCGATCATTCTGTACGAGGTCGTAGCGTTTGTGCTACCAGGATTGACGCGGCGGGAAAAGAGATTTCTCGCGCCTGTTGTTTTGGGATCAAGCGTTCTATTTCTGGGAGGATTGGCGTTCGCGTATGCGTTATTGATTCCGGCAGCGTTGAACTTCTTCATTTCCTACGGCGCAGAAGTTGTTGAGCAGGCTTGGTCAATCGATCGCTATTTCGAGTTTGTTCTACTGTTGATGTTTAGCACCGGGTTAGCGTTCCAGATTCCAGTGGTTCAAGCATTGCTTGGATTTTTGGGAATTGTTTCATCGAAAACGATGCTGGCGGGCTGGAAATACGTTCTACTCGGTGCTGCAATTCTTGGAGCCGTGATCACACCCTCGACTGATCCGCTCACGCAAAGTTTATTAGGGGGAGCCGTGTTAGGGCTTTATTTTGGTGGAATTGGAATTGTGAAACTGTTGGGTAAATAA